In Oculatellaceae cyanobacterium, the following proteins share a genomic window:
- the rsgA gene encoding small ribosomal subunit biogenesis GTPase RsgA: MSVTKEAANQLLGTVVAVQANYYQVRLDANQNLLTETDEANQARENSAFGYFLLCTRRARLKKIGQQVMVGDRVEIEEPDWAGGRGAIAQVLPRQTQLDRPPIANTNQILLVFALADPPIEPYQLSRFLVKAELTGIDVCLCLNKSDLVTESEQQQWRDRILEWGYQSLLISAYTHTGLEQLYNQLANKITVFAGPSGVGKSSLINYLIPEINTRVGEVSGKLSRGRHTTRHVELFELPGGGLLADTPGFNQPDIDCTPEELADYFPEAHQRLATQRCQFNDCLHRDEPNCVVRGDWERYEHYLDFLEEAIVTQQHLYQQGNPESTLKMKTKGGKSQYEPKLETKKYRRVSRRTQQQNLQELYQETDL; the protein is encoded by the coding sequence ATGAGTGTCACAAAAGAGGCAGCAAATCAACTGTTAGGAACGGTGGTAGCAGTCCAAGCAAATTATTATCAAGTTCGCTTAGATGCTAACCAAAATTTGTTAACAGAAACAGATGAGGCTAATCAAGCAAGGGAAAACTCTGCTTTTGGATATTTTCTGTTGTGTACTCGCAGGGCGCGACTCAAAAAAATTGGTCAGCAGGTAATGGTTGGCGATCGCGTGGAGATTGAGGAACCGGATTGGGCTGGCGGTAGAGGTGCGATCGCTCAAGTACTGCCGCGTCAAACTCAACTTGACCGCCCCCCAATTGCTAACACTAATCAAATTTTACTGGTTTTTGCTTTAGCTGACCCACCAATAGAACCTTATCAGCTAAGTAGATTTTTGGTGAAGGCGGAATTGACTGGCATAGACGTTTGTTTGTGCTTGAATAAAAGTGATTTAGTGACAGAATCAGAGCAACAGCAATGGCGCGATCGCATTTTAGAATGGGGCTATCAATCTTTATTAATTAGCGCGTACACTCACACAGGTTTAGAGCAACTTTACAACCAGCTGGCAAATAAAATTACTGTGTTTGCTGGCCCTTCTGGAGTAGGTAAATCAAGCCTGATCAATTATTTAATTCCTGAGATTAATACCAGAGTTGGGGAAGTTTCTGGAAAACTCAGCCGAGGGCGACATACCACACGGCACGTTGAATTATTTGAATTACCAGGCGGTGGTTTACTAGCAGATACCCCTGGTTTTAATCAACCGGACATTGATTGTACTCCAGAAGAATTAGCTGATTATTTCCCTGAAGCACACCAGCGTTTAGCAACACAGAGGTGTCAGTTTAACGACTGTTTGCATCGAGATGAGCCTAACTGTGTGGTACGAGGAGACTGGGAGAGATACGAGCATTATTTAGATTTTTTAGAAGAAGCGATCGTCACTCAACAGCATTTGTATCAACAAGGTAATCCAGAATCAACCTTAAAGATGAAAACAAAAGGCGGTAAAAGCCAGTATGAACCGAAATTAGAAACTAAGAAATATCGGCGCGTTTCCCGTCGCACGCAGCAGCAAAATTTACAAGAGTTATATCAAGAAACGGACTTATAA
- the dnaJ gene encoding molecular chaperone DnaJ, which produces MARDYYEILGISRDADKEEIKRAYRRLARKYHPDVNSEPGADEKFKEINRAYEVLSEPEMRSRFDRFGEAGVSSGAGAGFPDMGDMSGFADIFESFFTGFTGNAGQTSRRRNGPSRGDDLRLDLKLEFREGIFGGEKEIRIPHLENCATCSGTGAKPGTKARACSTCSGSGQVRRATRTPFGSFTQVSVCPTCNGDGQVVEEKCETCNGLGRKQETKKLKITIPAGVDNGTRLRVSKEGDAGLRGGPPGDLYVYLFIEEDLEFHRDGINIRSEIKISYLQAILGCRLEINSVDGPMELMIPAGTQPNTVLTMENHGVPKLGNPVSRGDHLITVLIDIPTKITPEERELLEKLAKIKGDRTGKGGLEGFLGGLFRG; this is translated from the coding sequence ATGGCCCGCGATTATTACGAAATTCTTGGTATCTCTCGTGACGCCGACAAAGAAGAAATTAAGCGTGCTTACCGCCGCCTTGCCCGCAAATACCACCCTGATGTCAACTCTGAACCAGGGGCAGATGAGAAATTTAAAGAAATAAATCGGGCTTATGAAGTGCTTTCTGAGCCAGAAATGCGTTCCAGATTTGACCGTTTTGGCGAAGCTGGTGTATCCTCTGGTGCTGGCGCAGGCTTCCCAGATATGGGGGATATGAGCGGATTTGCCGATATTTTTGAAAGCTTTTTCACTGGTTTTACTGGTAATGCGGGGCAGACATCAAGAAGACGTAACGGCCCAAGTCGAGGCGATGACTTAAGACTTGATTTGAAGCTAGAGTTCCGCGAAGGTATTTTTGGCGGTGAAAAGGAAATTCGGATTCCCCATCTAGAAAACTGTGCTACCTGTAGTGGTACAGGTGCTAAACCAGGCACAAAAGCTCGCGCCTGCTCGACTTGTAGCGGTAGTGGTCAAGTCCGTCGCGCTACCAGAACACCTTTTGGAAGTTTTACCCAAGTGTCTGTTTGTCCTACCTGTAATGGTGACGGACAGGTGGTTGAAGAGAAGTGCGAAACCTGTAATGGCTTGGGACGGAAACAAGAAACGAAGAAACTCAAAATTACTATTCCAGCAGGAGTAGATAATGGCACTCGGCTGCGGGTTTCTAAAGAAGGAGATGCTGGTCTTCGCGGTGGCCCACCTGGAGATTTATACGTTTATTTGTTTATTGAGGAAGATCTGGAGTTCCACCGGGATGGAATTAATATCAGATCAGAAATAAAGATCAGTTATTTGCAAGCAATTTTAGGTTGCCGCTTAGAAATAAATTCAGTAGATGGCCCAATGGAATTGATGATTCCAGCAGGGACACAGCCTAATACAGTGCTGACAATGGAAAACCACGGTGTACCGAAATTAGGAAACCCGGTTAGCCGAGGAGACCATTTGATTACAGTTTTAATTGACATTCCTACTAAAATTACGCCAGAAGAGCGTGAACTACTGGAAAAGTTAGCTAAAATTAAGGGCGATCGCACTGGTAAAGGTGGCTTAGAAGGATTCTTAGGAGGACTGTTTCGCGGATGA
- a CDS encoding sulfurtransferase TusA family protein yields the protein MSSTPAATTSGIPEAKLDLRGTPCPINFVRTKLRLEQMAPGSLLEVWLDPGEPIEQVPDSLVMEGYKVEEIQDCAGFFAIKVRRPADLA from the coding sequence ATGAGTAGCACCCCTGCGGCAACGACTTCTGGCATACCAGAGGCAAAACTTGATCTCCGAGGTACTCCTTGCCCGATCAATTTTGTCCGCACAAAACTCCGCCTAGAGCAAATGGCACCTGGATCTTTGTTAGAAGTATGGTTAGATCCAGGTGAACCGATTGAGCAGGTTCCTGATAGCTTGGTGATGGAAGGTTATAAAGTTGAAGAGATTCAAGATTGTGCTGGATTTTTTGCGATTAAAGTGCGCCGCCCAGCAGATCTAGCATGA
- the dnaK gene encoding molecular chaperone DnaK yields MGKVIGIDLGTTNSCVAVLEAGQPIVISSSEGGRTTPSIVGFGKAGERLVGQLAKRQSVTNAENTVYSIKRFIGRRWDDTESERARVPYTCVKGRDDTVDVEIRGQKYTPQEISAMTLKKLKQDAEHFLGETVTQAVITVPAYFTDAQRQATKDAGTIAGLEVLRIVNEPTAAALAYGLEKQGEDQCILVFDLGGGTFDVSVLQLGDGVFEVKATSGNNHLGGDDFDNAIAVWMIDAFQTAEGIDLATDKMALQRLREAAEKAKIELSNMVTTSINLPFITADDKGPKHLEMELSRSKFEELTNNLVEATIEPVTQALKDADIQPNNIDRIILVGGSTRIPAVQKAIKNFFGGREPDRSVNPDEAVALGAAVQGGVLGGEVKDVLLLDVTPLSLGIETLGEVFTKVIERNTTIPTSKSQIFSTATDGQTSVEIHALQGERAMVKDNKSLGKFLLTGLPPAPRGIPQIEVAFEIDANGILKISAQDKGTGREQSICITNTGGLNAAEVEQMRKEAEVYAEEDKRRIQVIELKNQADGLFYSYESTLKENGHLISEEIKSQADQKAKQLRLALNNPRSRVEDIKEKLELFQQTVLAMGTSVYQQANQTPTSEFNVPKKPGTSSVSKAVESTPEPEATLDINDVDEDETVTADYETVD; encoded by the coding sequence ATGGGAAAAGTCATTGGAATCGACCTGGGTACGACTAATAGTTGTGTTGCTGTATTAGAAGCAGGTCAACCCATCGTAATTTCTAGCTCAGAAGGTGGGCGCACGACTCCCAGCATTGTGGGATTTGGTAAGGCTGGCGAGCGCCTTGTGGGTCAACTAGCCAAGCGACAGTCAGTAACCAACGCCGAAAATACAGTTTATAGCATTAAACGCTTTATTGGGCGTAGGTGGGATGACACGGAAAGCGAACGGGCGCGAGTGCCATACACCTGTGTAAAAGGTCGGGATGATACTGTCGATGTTGAGATTAGAGGGCAAAAATATACCCCTCAAGAAATTTCAGCAATGACCCTGAAAAAATTGAAGCAGGATGCAGAACACTTTTTAGGTGAAACCGTAACCCAGGCGGTAATAACTGTACCAGCATACTTTACAGATGCCCAAAGGCAGGCAACAAAAGATGCTGGCACGATCGCTGGTCTAGAAGTATTGCGAATTGTAAACGAACCTACAGCCGCCGCCCTTGCTTATGGTCTTGAGAAGCAGGGTGAAGACCAGTGCATATTAGTCTTTGACTTAGGTGGTGGCACATTTGACGTATCAGTTCTGCAATTGGGGGATGGTGTATTTGAAGTCAAAGCCACATCTGGAAACAACCATTTGGGCGGAGATGACTTTGATAATGCGATCGCAGTTTGGATGATTGATGCCTTCCAAACTGCGGAGGGCATTGACCTGGCAACAGATAAAATGGCTCTCCAACGGTTACGTGAAGCGGCAGAAAAGGCAAAAATTGAATTATCCAACATGGTGACAACTTCAATCAACCTGCCGTTTATTACAGCCGATGACAAGGGGCCTAAACATCTGGAGATGGAATTATCACGCTCCAAGTTTGAAGAACTGACAAATAATCTTGTAGAAGCAACTATAGAACCAGTCACCCAAGCCCTTAAAGACGCTGATATCCAACCAAATAATATAGATCGGATTATTTTAGTAGGTGGTTCAACGCGGATTCCTGCTGTCCAAAAGGCAATTAAAAACTTTTTTGGTGGGAGAGAACCAGACCGCTCAGTCAATCCCGATGAGGCAGTAGCTCTAGGAGCCGCCGTTCAAGGGGGTGTATTAGGTGGCGAAGTCAAGGATGTACTGCTATTAGATGTCACCCCTCTTTCTTTGGGAATTGAAACCCTAGGCGAAGTTTTTACCAAAGTAATTGAGCGCAACACTACCATTCCCACCAGCAAATCCCAAATATTTTCCACTGCTACTGATGGACAAACATCAGTAGAAATTCATGCCTTGCAGGGTGAGCGGGCAATGGTCAAGGACAATAAAAGTTTGGGGAAATTCCTTCTAACTGGTCTGCCACCAGCACCGCGTGGCATTCCCCAAATTGAAGTAGCCTTTGAAATTGATGCTAACGGCATTTTGAAAATCTCTGCTCAAGACAAAGGCACAGGGAGAGAGCAAAGTATTTGCATCACCAATACTGGTGGCTTGAATGCGGCAGAAGTTGAACAGATGAGAAAAGAGGCAGAAGTGTATGCGGAAGAAGACAAGCGCCGTATCCAAGTAATTGAACTGAAAAATCAGGCAGATGGCTTGTTCTATAGCTATGAATCGACTTTAAAAGAAAATGGGCATTTAATCAGTGAAGAAATTAAATCACAGGCTGATCAAAAAGCTAAACAACTGCGTTTAGCACTAAACAACCCAAGATCGCGAGTTGAAGATATTAAAGAAAAGTTAGAGCTATTTCAACAGACCGTATTGGCGATGGGGACATCTGTGTATCAGCAAGCGAACCAAACCCCAACTTCAGAATTCAATGTGCCTAAAAAGCCTGGTACGAGTAGCGTCAGCAAAGCTGTAGAATCAACACCAGAGCCAGAAGCAACATTAGATATAAATGATGTTGATGAAGATGAAACTGTAACTGCTGACTATGAGACAGTAGACTAA
- the grpE gene encoding nucleotide exchange factor GrpE, whose amino-acid sequence MITEENQQFASNQIDDASAIAEDNAHGTSSPFEVINIEPNSDTVVSLGQTEPLSSESSQEINLGHQPTQANGADTEEALRQEVETLKAQLDESTKQSDSLKSQYMRIAADFENFRKRTAKEKEELEVKVKCSTITELLSVVDNFERARSQLKPQNDGEMGIHKSYQSVYKQLVDALKRIGVSPMRPEGKEFDPNLHEAVLRQPTEEHPEGTVMEELQRGYFLGDRVLRHALVKVAAAPEPVETLVESPTEPTE is encoded by the coding sequence ATGATCACAGAAGAAAATCAGCAATTCGCTTCAAATCAGATCGATGACGCTTCAGCAATAGCTGAAGACAATGCTCATGGTACATCATCACCATTTGAAGTAATAAATATAGAACCTAATTCCGATACAGTAGTTTCTCTGGGTCAAACAGAACCATTATCATCTGAATCTAGTCAGGAGATAAACTTAGGACATCAGCCAACCCAAGCTAACGGTGCAGATACAGAGGAAGCCTTAAGGCAAGAAGTAGAAACGTTAAAAGCGCAGTTGGATGAAAGTACAAAGCAGAGTGATTCCTTAAAAAGTCAGTATATGCGGATAGCCGCAGATTTTGAGAATTTTCGGAAGCGTACAGCTAAAGAAAAAGAAGAATTAGAAGTTAAAGTTAAGTGTTCAACAATTACAGAGCTACTTTCAGTAGTGGATAATTTTGAGCGAGCAAGATCCCAACTCAAGCCGCAAAATGATGGAGAAATGGGTATCCATAAAAGCTACCAAAGTGTATACAAACAATTGGTAGATGCTCTCAAACGTATAGGTGTGTCTCCTATGCGTCCAGAGGGTAAAGAGTTTGACCCCAATCTGCATGAAGCAGTGCTTCGCCAACCTACTGAAGAACATCCAGAAGGTACAGTGATGGAAGAACTGCAAAGAGGGTATTTCTTGGGCGATCGCGTGCTGCGCCATGCACTTGTCAAAGTTGCCGCCGCACCAGAACCTGTGGAAACTTTAGTAGAAAGTCCAACCGAACCCACAGAATAA